In the Plasmodium chabaudi chabaudi strain AS genome assembly, chromosome: 13 genome, one interval contains:
- a CDS encoding transmembrane emp24 domain-containing protein, putative, with the protein MAKINKLLIFFVAIIFQISLINSLQIYISLKPNIPKCIKERISKDTLVVGKFKTHDKEAVVSVFIYDMDVNEKKINALDRLPIFEAIDEHDIKTAFTTFYSASYSFCAYNKSNKVIDVYFEIKHGVEARDYTNIAKAEHLNDATVFLKQILNSMKNFHSNLKRIKTSEENEKKSSEKLNDTLMWFSFLTIVIIIIAALTQDFYYKRFFTSKKVI; encoded by the coding sequence atggcgaaaattaacaaactacttatattttttgtagcaataatatttcaaatatctttaattaatagtttgcaaatatatatatccttAAAGCCAAATATTccaaaatgtataaaagaAAGAATAAGTAAAGATACCCTTGTGGTAGGAAAATTCAAGACCCATGACAAAGAAGCAGTGGTATcagtatttatatatgatatggatgttaatgaaaaaaaaataaatgctcTTGATAGACTTCCTATTTTTGAAGCAATAGATGAAcatgatataaaaacagCATTCACAACATTTTATTCCGCATcttattcattttgtgCATATAATAAGTCCAACAAAGTTATTGatgtttattttgaaataaaacatgGAGTTGAAGCAAGAGATTATACAAACATAGCCAAGGCTGAGCATTTAAATGATGCaactgtttttttaaaacaaattctAAATTCtatgaaaaattttcattcaaatttaaaaaggatTAAAACATcagaagaaaatgaaaaaaaatcaagtgaaaaattaaatgatacATTAATGTGGTTTTCATTCTTAactattgttattattattatagcaGCTTTGACACAAgacttttattataaacgattttttacatccaaaaaagttatataa
- a CDS encoding histone H3-like centromeric protein CSE4, putative — protein sequence MARTKKSVTNHTPINTHTHMFNMLANNPMVNKPAHNQIGSKPTNVNNKSNSGNMTQKGLNKNRIRRPHRYRPGVLALKEIRAYQATTQLLIPKIPFVRVVKEITKLYELPDSQFRYTPEALLALQTASEAYLVSLFEDAYLCSLHANRVTLMPKDIHLARRIRGRD from the coding sequence atggcGAGGACAAAAAAGAGTGTAACTAACCATACCCCTATAAACACACATACGCATATGTTTAATATGCTCGCAAATAATCCAATGGTAAATAAACCAGCACATAACCAAATTGGATCCAAACCAacaaatgtaaataataaaagtaatTCAGGAAATATGACACAAAAaggtttaaataaaaatcgtATTCGAAGACCACATAGATATAGACCTGGTGTATTAGcattaaaagaaattcGAGCTTATCAAGCAACAACTCAATTATTAATACCTAAAATACCATTTGTAAGAGTAGTTAaagaaataacaaaattatatgaattgcCAGATAGCCAATTTCGTTATACTCCAGAAGCTTTACTAGCTCTTCAAACTGCTTCGGAAGCATATTTAGTTAGCTTATTTGAAGATGCCTATTTATGTTCGCTACATGCAAACAGAGTGACCCTCATGCCTAAGGACATACATTTAGCTAGACGAATAAGAGGCCGAGATTAA
- a CDS encoding ubiquitin activating enzyme, putative has translation MNMTIFFKYIFLVFIYFFVQIKSNNKSNIYALNYNTNKTSRTFSIYFPEYSIKKCHLKSTERRGNRFQNLHKLCNLSVINKKAQHGTNLSLHTPLNKNGDQTKIENKQENGNEDEINETGINVLEKEKKYSRQIYTHGYNEEQKIRKSKILIIGLNGVSSEICKNLIICGVNEIGIYDNDILTFEDIDNLFFCDNKLINKEKKSLACLQNLKKLNNNCKIKAITNNLFDNLNELNIYDIVVSVNQKEQFNIKLNNICRLKKKKFIAVNTVGIFGRMFVDFGDFIFSNAVNNEKYVINKIEFKDEDIIMHYSSNYENIHLSGNDMVNLCALGLNKTLNIQCKIKNISKKENKITVSVCNGFNKYVQILNWIFNNNFMKILSKILTYLNIYFLYNIRKHIEKKKVDNIKKKFNKYKINNNVSIRKMHEQVRLNYVTLEDHLNKIKKKIKINQIILINMFYKLLNLVLNNKKGNANDLSDEEVCFLCYDEIVRDKKGYAGIRCNLTSDDFEKFKTLCLKKKKNMNVQVINDFLSTAHIELPPFSMFWGSLVTQQILKGAMHKFKPIYQTFHFDKRSLIPFSNISKKYYGKYMHQLNFFGKKYQNFLNNLNILLVGSGALGCEFLKLLALMGISCSQKKSNTNETKENKNVMKKCSRPGFIRIVDYDIIEESNLSRQFLFTANDIGKSKCQVAAENIKKINEDINCFPLKMKIDESILDTKNFYFKNSEELNKIFYDCSGKKNPMICILCLDNLKTRYICDEFCLINAFPIIEAGIEGMKGSSQIVIPFCSETYSNNYYDMNMDNENNTNSCTITSFPKNHKHVIEFSKGVYNNYFFDNVLKINNFLNNPIYYIGELCNYDNINNLLHFFKLTKIFFNNNLDKNVENLWNNIFVNNINHLLSSKDDEIIKYFESLEKLPQPIYFNKKNKDHLLFYNSAITAFKKVLKRYLKIYPQMINTVFYYKTEENNKKNKVNTKVPFETALKTIVEKNNIDIDLNKLFYFLTVIKKNTNSEMYSSIKNELYDLFNNPAFIMSLKYVQERKKKQAQRKNKDISIESNATKNEEDTNFFIPLTYNLEDKNDLNLLFSITNIRNTNYNFSKLDILEFFKISNNIIPSIITVVSMISSLAAFELYKLAFFLKMKKANKNIQNFPMIKKNKESNTKNLNKDDTKTNGKLEEGKKYFFSNLYSLLKDKIKNCNFNDKKLRDSYIYIHKDKVYVKKGDKILFYFFDINYDEFRNMSKLINNQYINLEDNFLTSSQLSQPYEMSYDNSYLSLLKNGKFSIWNYIYIDIFYKEKNYSSVEENQKWTPRVCGFPPHLFESYDEILPEQARKKVEFYLKNINVHVKQILEKIRNSGEQKNNDNKNGSNDKVEKGSKISNEYINILLNDIEHILNCLKKKKENKANTHLINNINDVINYFIYLQKKLRAIEIGVNVINNPNQGKEVYMNINKKYINEINTNLKKFYNFIEKTKEDLPLFFNVNENQNDITLDDLITHIEFLFNVTIQTIGVKDKVIYSNSKIADIGYSRNNSLYDVIQKLFKTTEDKQTYIFDIFAIDNTNKSEIVLPSVQVNMYKLAHEKKHK, from the coding sequence atgaacatgaccattttctttaaatacatttttctagtatttatttatttctttgtacaaattaaatcaaataataaatcgaATATATATGCGTTAAATTATAACACAAATAAAACAAGCCGAACATTTTCCATATACTTTCCAGAGtattctataaaaaaatgtcatCTTAAAAGTACGGAAAGGAGAGGAAATCGTTTCCAAAATTTGCATAAATTATGCAACTTAAGTGTAATAAATAAGAAGGCACAACATGGGACAAACCTTTCATTGCACACGCCATTAAATAAGAATGGCGACCAGACAAAAATAGAGAACAAACAGGAGAATGGAAACgaagatgaaataaatgaaacgggaataaatgttttggagaaagaaaaaaaatacagtaggcaaatatacacacatggatataatgaagaacaaaaaatacGAAAAAGCAAAATATTGATTATTGGACTAAATGGAGTAAGTAGtgaaatatgtaaaaatttaattatttgtgGGGTGAATGAAATAggtatatatgataatgatattttaaCTTTTGAAGATATAGAcaacctttttttttgcgataataaattgataaataaagaaaaaaaaagcttagcatgtttacaaaatttgaaaaaattaaataataattgtaaaataaaagctattacaaataatttgtttgataatttaaatgaattgaatatttatgaCATAGTTGTGTCGGTAAACCAAAAAGAACAATTtaacataaaattaaataatatatgtagactgaaaaaaaaaaaatttattgctGTTAATACAGTTGGAATATTTGGAAGAATGTTTGTAGATTTTggtgattttattttttcaaatgctgttaataatgaaaagtatgtaataaataaaattgaatttAAAGACGAagatattattatgcattATTCGTCTAATTATGAGAATATTCATCTTAGTGGAAATGATATGGTAAATTTGTGTGCATTGGGCTTAAATAAAACTTTGAATATAcaatgtaaaataaaaaatatttccaaaaaagaaaataaaattacagTGTCAGTTTGTAACggttttaataaatatgtacaaaTTCTGAATTggatatttaataataattttatgaaaatactttccaaaatattaacatacttgaatatttattttttgtataatataagGAAACacattgaaaaaaaaaaagtggataatataaaaaaaaaatttaataaatataaaataaataataatgtaagTATTAGAAAAATGCATGAACAAGTCAGGTTAAATTATGTTACTTTAGAAGACcatttaaacaaaattaaaaaaaaaataaaaattaatcaaATAATTCTTATTAATATGTTCTACAAATTGTTGAATTtagttttaaataataaaaaaggaaatgcAAACGATTTAAGTGATGAAGAAGTGTGCTTTTTATGTTATGATGAGATAGTAAGAGATAAAAAAGGATATGCTGGCATTAGGTGTAATTTAACTTCGGATGATTTTGAAAAGTTTAAAACTTTATGtctaaagaaaaaaaaaaatatgaatgttCAGGTAATTAATGACTTTTTATCAACAGCTCATATTGAGCTACCACCATTTTCTATGTTTTGGGGATCTTTAGTAACTcaacaaatattaaaaggaGCTATGCATAAATTTAAGCCAATATATCAAACATttcattttgataaaagAAGTTTAATTCCgttttcaaatatttcaaaaaaatattatggaaaatatatgcaccAGCTAAATTTctttggaaaaaaatatcaaaattttctgaacaatttgaatattttgcTTGTCGGGTCAGGTGCTTTAGGTTGCGAATTTTTAAAGCTGCTAGCTTTAATGGGTATTTCTTGttctcaaaaaaaaagcaataCTAATGAAacaaaggaaaataaaaatgtaatgaaaaaatgtagCAGACCAGGTTTTATTCGAATAGTTGATTATGACATTATTGAAGAGTCAAATCTGTCtagacaatttttatttacagcTAATGATATAGGAAAATCAAAATGTCAAGTAGCTgcagaaaatataaaaaaaataaatgaagatataaattgtttccctttaaaaatgaagataGATGAGTCAATTTTGGAtactaaaaatttttatttcaaaaatagcGAAGaactaaataaaatattttatgactGTTCAGGCAAAAAAAATCCTATGATTTGCATCCTGTGTTtggataatttaaaaacaagatatatatgtgaCGAGTTTTGTTTAATAAATGCATTTCCAATAATTGAAGCTGGTATTGAAGGGATGAAGGGTAGTAGCCAAATAGTTATACCATTTTGTAGTGAAACATAttctaataattattatgatatgAATATGGATAACGAAAATAATACGAATTCATGTACAATCACATCATTTCCTAAAAATCATAAGCATGTTATAGAATTTAGTAAAggtgtatataataattactTTTTCgataatgttttaaaaataaataattttttaaataatccgatatattatattggtGAGTTGTGtaattatgataatataaacaatttattgcacttttttaaattgacaaaaatattttttaataataatttagataAAAATGTGGAAAATTTAtggaataatatttttgttaacaATATTAATCATTTGTTAAGTTCTAAAGatgatgaaataattaaatattttgaaagtCTTGAAAAATTACCTCAgcctatttattttaataaaaaaaacaaagatcatttattattttataattctgCAATTACTGCTTTCAAAAAGGTGCTCAAGCGATATCTTAAAATATACCCccaaatgataaatactgtcttttattataaaactgaagaaaataataaaaaaaacaaagtaAATACCAAAGTGCCATTTGAAACTGCTTTAAAAACAATtgtcgaaaaaaataatattgacatagatttaaataaattattttactttttgacggtgataaaaaaaaatacaaattctGAAATGTATTcaagtataaaaaatgaactaTATGATTTGTTTAATAATCCTGCATTTATTATGTCCTTAAAATATGTTCAagaaaggaaaaaaaaacaagcacaaagaaaaaacaaagatATATCAATTGAGTCTAATGCTACCAAAAATGAAGAGGatactaatttttttattccgCTTACCTACAACTTAGAAGACAAAAATGATCTTAATTTACTTTTCAGTATAACTAATATTCgaaatacaaattataatttttctaagCTTGATATTttagaattttttaaaatcagTAACAATATTATTCCATCCATAATTACCGTAGTTTCAATGATTTCTTCTTTGGCTGCATTTGAACTTTATAAAttagctttttttttaaaaatgaaaaaagccaacaaaaatattcaaaattttccaatgattaaaaaaaataaagaaagcaacacaaaaaatttaaacaaaGATGATACCAAAACAAATGGAAAATTGGaagaaggaaaaaaatattttttttctaatttataTTCCTTATTAAAggataaaataaagaattgCAATTTTAATGACAAAAAATTGAGAGActcatatatttacattcaCAAAGATAAagtatatgtaaaaaaaggtgataaaattttattttatttttttgatattaatTATGACGAATTCAGAAATATgtcaaaattaattaataaccagtatataaatttggaagacaattttttaacttcATCTCAGCTTAGCCAACCTTATGAAATGTCTTATGATAACTCATATTTATCgttgttaaaaaatggaaaattttcaatatggaattatatttatatagacatattttataaagaaaaaaattattcgaGTGTAGaagaaaatcaaaaatgGACACCACGTGTGTGCGGTTTTCCTCCTCACCTTTTTGAAAGTTATGATGAAATTTTACCTGAACAGGCAAGGAAAAAAGtggaattttatttaaaaaatattaacgtACATGTGAAACAAATTCTAGAGAAGATAAGAAATTCCggagaacaaaaaaataatgataataaaaatggatcAAATGATAAGGTAGAAAAGGGAAGCAAAATTTccaatgaatatataaatatattactgAATGATATagaacatattttaaattgtttaaaaaaaaaaaaagaaaacaaagCCAATACacatttaattaataatataaatgacgttataaattattttatatatttacaaaaaaaattgagaGCTATTGAAATTGGGGTTAACGTGATAAATAATCCCAATCAAGGAAAAGAagtttatatgaatataaataaaaaatatattaacgaaataaatacaaatttaaaaaaattttacaattttatagaaaaaacaaaagaagATTTAccattgttttttaatgttaATGAAAATCAAAATGACATTACTTTAGATGATCTTATTACACatattgaatttttatttaatgtaACTATACAAACAATTGGAGTAAAAGATAAAGTCATTTATTCTAACTCAAAAATAGCAGATATAGGCTACTCACGTAATAATAGTTTGTATGACgttatacaaaaattatttaaaacaacaGAAGACAAgcaaacatatattttcgaTATTTTTGCAATTGATAATACTAATAAAAGTGAGATTGTTCTTCCAAGTGTGCAggtaaatatgtataaactTGCCCATGAAAAGAAACATAAATAG
- a CDS encoding Voldacs domain-containing protein, putative, whose protein sequence is MPISLNCVTEDDLNKLDGGGVDPVLYKGDEIKFIYNKLNLGIGKLYILEKRIIWVPNKDENNKKEKVTDFKDITTNNIYLNHYEKNKSFYMHILNEVSNITIDSSSIALHAITSDKKIWDESCVYIQLNTEMDGTDMDEDEMDVYTKDKGNLENEANDDLEINNSDDEEILNHEPITLEIYLVGKNNIVNDTIFKQMSNMENTFNGDQSDDGEWEEDDEDEDEEEEENEDNEENKPCEDG, encoded by the coding sequence atgccAATCTCTTTAAACTGTGTTACTGAGGATGATTTAAACAAATTGGACGGAGGAGGGGTTGACCCTGTTTTATATAAGGGAGatgaaattaaatttatatataataaactaAACTTAGGTAtaggaaaattatatatcttagaaaaaagaataatatgGGTTCCAAATAAAGAtgagaataataaaaaagaaaaagtcACCGATTTTAAAGATATAACAACaaataacatatatttaaatcattatgaaaaaaataaaagtttttatatgcatattctAAATGAAGTAAGTAACATTACTATAGACTCATCAAGCATTGCCCTACATGCAATTACAtcagataaaaaaatatgggaTGAATCATGTGTATACATACAATTAAATACAGAAATGGATGGTACTGATATGGATGAAGATGAAATGGATGTTTATACAAAAGATAAAGGcaatttagaaaatgaagCTAATGATGatttagaaataaataattcggatgatgaagaaataCTTAACCATGAACCAATTACACTAGAAATATATCTCgtaggaaaaaataatatagtcAATGATACGATATTTAAACAAATGAGTAACATGGAAAACACATTTAATGGAGATCAAAGTGACGATGGAGAATGGGAAGAAGACGACGAAGATGAAGACGAAGAAGAGGAAGAGAATGAAGACAATGAAGAGAATAAACCATGCGAAGATGGATAA
- a CDS encoding U3 small nucleolar RNA-associated protein 4, putative, with protein sequence MIGVDCIKTDDCHPGNNLNGLTKNANKVHLSLTDFKFYKNEKREIVNIDLSPCRSYMSICDSFGIIYIYQFYGKDFIFLLKTDLSDNKGTIKSIVWISKKSNKKKHMYLHNKLEDYLLIVTTRSGCIHIYDLKLKMIIHTTHTSGSISSCKLDNSLQNIGLTTLNGYFYLYNLYKNETNIIYNCFDKFYDETVRDNTILSHDEYEGRNNNNYENIKMSTDFSTYLLDNVEKDESDEEAIIQNSQEYCNNLTTDFFSKQKKKHEEDLFNIYIKNKFKCKEKLTCFYFVDILKSRKYLLKTFSYKNAHKRRRTMDLGLSKADNEVENEDENDVENEDENEDENGEDSQSDNDADAGASKSRKRKRSKKKDIHNDVLSIEKAYSNYKHYALIGGAQSKIYKYNMVSKVCEGEYVGINNESIIWDVIYIYRTNEVASVDNNGSLIIFDYKSYSIKYHFNNHTYKATALTKNINESNLFTTGVDRFVIKYELSFNKNETDISNYTSDESSDSEAEEGEEIEEEENTVLQKSLFFISKIKKMKKLNKKWIYINKHSIHMSDIKKIIYLQNNVVITVSDDLTYCLYDTYKNMKKYFLINYYYENNNILFSPNFKTVFCIYSNKVSIHYNIHSSSQADTSKVESKELEDGSVTPAGEEEEADCEENGEEDERSEHGIDKLPVSSLTQINERNYSLIANIVYEPNERILEYGMNKSFTKFGCITNIKFCIYYFNINTLELYNYDVSALNFYKVYSFMFLDDNQIVVSLARRCEGESELDNTNNVEETEAKGKVNKNKKNINESLKYFENNFSYHLCIYNVEKKKIIEEIEVDRIFYNFKKCNKKLIACSDNMKNIYLFFKDSKCYLNNFTIINDFNTSIQNIYRTYIFLSLVEKFLFIFSSNNTIYVYGINYENKNIFFLKNVKINNCVFSQISQILFLNLNQITKEYNHIQNNEPYNDMQTITSLKYSYCLIFKGYNALTIMGLNLFDNIYIDIEDSYLSNQMKKNNNYFSQYYLSSLKFKYNYLNYKQIYFQDKKLFHMLLDKINMSKQDEKYVTSLSNNETSIATNSKESYKNYKNINQNEYSLDFSLKFIACIHKRNILNMHSLYTSENRIILLACAPTDLAMTLVNVADTKKYIK encoded by the coding sequence ATGATTGGAGTTGATTGTATAAAAACGGATGATTGTCATCCaggaaataatttaaatgggTTGACGAAAAATGCAAACAAAGTACATCTAAGTTTAACTgatttcaaattttataaaaatgaaaaaagagaaatagTAAATATAGATTTGTCACCATGCAGGTCATATATGAGTATATGTGATTCTTTTGggatcatatatatatatcaattttatggaaaagattttatttttttattaaaaacagATTTATCTGATAATAAAGGAACTATAAAATCGATTGTATGGATAAGTAAAAAaagcaataaaaaaaaacatatgtatttacataataaattagaagattatttattaattgttACTACAAGATCTGGAtgtatacacatatatgatttaaaaCTTAAAATGATTATTCATACAACTCATACTAGTGGTAGTATAAGTTCTTGTAAGTTAGATAACTcattacaaaatattgGATTAACTACTTTAAAcggttatttttatttatataacttatataaaaatgaaactaatataatatacaattgttttgataaattttaCGATGAAACAGTGAGAGATAACACCATATTATCACACGATGAATACGAAggaagaaataataataattatgaaaatataaaaatgtcaACAGATTTTTCTACATACTTATTAGATAATGTCGAAAAGGATGAATCAGATGAAGAAGCAATTATTCAAAATTCTCAAGAATATTGCAACAATCTAACTactgattttttttcaaaacaaaaaaagaaacatgAGGAGGACCTCttcaatatttatattaaaaataaattcaaatGTAAAGAAAAGTTAACttgcttttattttgttgaCATATTAAAATCGCGAAAATACCTTTTGAAAACGTTTAGCTACAAAAATGCCCACAAAAGGAGGCGGACGATGGATCTTGGCTTGTCCAAAGCCGACAACGAAGTTGAAAACGAAGATGAAAATGACGTTGAAAATGAAGATGAAAACGAAGATGAAAATGGAGAAGACAGCCAAAGTGATAACGACGCAGATGCAGGAGCATCTAAAAGTAGGAAACGAAAAcgaagcaaaaaaaaagatatacaTAACGACGTTTTATCGATCGAAAAGGCATACAGTAATTATAAACATTATGCACTGATAGGAGGTGCACAatctaaaatatataaatacaatatgGTTAGTAAAGTATGTGAAGGTGAATATGTAGGGATAAATAACGAATCTATAATATGggatgttatatatatatatcgtACTAATGAAGTTGCATCAGTAGATAATAATGGCTCTCTCATTATTTTCGATTATAAATCATATTCcataaaatatcattttaataatcATACTTACAAAGCAACAgcattaacaaaaaatattaatgaaagCAATTTATTTACAACAGGAGTAGATAGGTTTGTTATCAAATATGAATTaagttttaataaaaacgaAACAGACATATCCAACTACACAAGTGATGAAAGTAGTGACAGCGAAGCAGAAGAGGGAGAAGAAATAGAAGAGGAAGAAAATACAGTACTTCAAaaaagtttattttttattagtaaaattaaaaaaatgaaaaaattaaataaaaaatggatatacataaataaacattCTATCCATATGTctgatattaaaaaaattatttatcttCAAAATAATGTAGTAATAACAGTTAGTGATGATTTAacatattgtttatatgatacatataaaaatatgaaaaaatattttcttataaattattattatgaaaataataatatattattttctccAAACTTTAAAACtgtattttgtatatactCTAACAAAGTCAGCATTCACTATAACATTCATAGTTCTTCCCAAGCTGATACTTCAAAAGTCGAAAGCAAAGAGCTCGAGGACGGAAGTGTCACCCCAGCCGgtgaagaagaagaagcTGATTGTGAGGAAAATGGCGAAGAAGACGAGAGAAGCGAACATGGGATTGACAAACTACCTGTAAGCTCTCTAACACAAATAAACGAAAGAAACTACAGCTTAATAGCCAACATTGTATATGAACCCAATGAGCGTATACTAGAATATGGAATGAATAAAagttttacaaaatttggatgcataacaaatataaaattttgtatttactATTTCAATATCAACACATTGGAATTGTATAATTATGACGTATCAGCATTGAACTTTTACAAAGTCTATagttttatgtttttagaTGATAATCAAATTGTTGTTTCATTAGCTAGACGTTGTGAAGGAGAAAGCGAATTAGATAATACCAACAATGTAGAAGAAACAGAAGCGAAAGGAAAggtaaacaaaaataaaaaaaatataaatgaaagtttaaaatattttgaaaacaattttagctatcatttatgtatttacaatgttgaaaaaaaaaaaataattgaagAAATTGAAGTAGatagaatattttataactttaaaaaatgtaataaaaaattaatagcTTGTTCagataatatgaaaaatatatatttattttttaaagattcaaaatgttatttaaataattttacaataataaatgacTTTAATACaagtatacaaaatatatataggacTTATATTTTCCTATCCTTAgttgaaaaatttttatttattttttcaagtaataatacaatttatgtttatggaatcaattatgaaaataaaaatatattttttttaaaaaatgtaaaaataaataattgtgTCTTTAGTCAAATTAGCCAAATCTTATTCTTAAATCTAAATCAAATTacaaaagaatataatcacattcaaaataatgaacCTTATAATGATATGCAAACTATTACatctttaaaatatagctactgtttaatttttaaggGTTATAATGCATTAACAATTATGggtttaaatttatttgataatatttatatagatatagaagattcatatttatcaaatcaaatgaaaaaaaataataattactttagccaatattatttatcttCATTAAAGTTTAAATATAACTATcttaattataaacaaatttattttcaagataaaaaattgtttcaTATGCTTttagataaaataaatatgtctAAGCaagatgaaaaatatgttacatcactttcaaataatgaaacatCAATTGCTACAAATTCAAAGGAGTcttacaaaaattataaaaacattaatCAGAATGAATATTCTTTAGATTTTTCACTTAAATTTATAGCATGCATACATAAACGAAATATTCTAAATATGCattctttatatacaaGTGAAAATCGTATTATACTTTTAGCTTGCGCTCCAACGGACTTAGCCATGACCCTTGTTAATGTCGCAGACAcgaagaaatatattaaataa